The Lewinella sp. 4G2 nucleotide sequence GAATACAGTTAACTGTGTAGGTGCTATGGGTAAAGGTATTGCGCTAGTTTTTCGATTGCGGTTCCCAAAAATGTATGAAAGATATAGGGTGAAATGTCAACTGAATGAAATTAATATTGGAAAATTATGGCTCTACAGAGATGACGCAAAGTGGGTGTTAAATTTTCCCACAAAGAATCATTGGAGGTACGATAGTAAAATTTCATTTTTGGAAGAAGGGCTCCAAGAATTTTTGAACACTTATCATCAAAATGGAATTACATCAGTAGCATTTCCTTTACTGGGGTCCCATAATGGAGGTCTCGATCCTGAAAGCGTTGAGAGCATAATGGTAGAGTACCTGTCTCAATGTGAAATACCGATAGAAATATATAGGTATAACTCAAATGTGACTGATGGGATGTTTGAAAAACTTAAAGATGCATTTGAGCGATTACCTTATAGTGCTATAAAAGAAGCAACTGCCCTAAGAAGAGATAAGTATCAATTATTAGCATCACTTGTAAGTGATTCAGAAATTAAATCTATGATTTCATTAGTCAATTATAAAGGCTTAGGCTTAGGGACATTGCAAAAGTGCTTCAATTTAATTTCGGAGCAAAACGATGAAGGGCAACTTTCATTATTTACAAAGTGAAAAAAGGATGCATTTTGCCATGATTTACCACTAGTATGCAATAGTTGTAAGTGGTTGTGCTAGAATCAAATGTTACGGTTGTAAATGATACATGGCACCGGAACTAGTTTACAAACACATTTGGAGGGTAGTATATCAAATGTATCCTGCCTTAAAGACCCTGGTAGTTCCTGCGCGTTTTACCGCATCAAAACAAAACTCCCCTCCACCAACTCTTCCCGACCATCATCCAACTCCAGCACGCCGAAGTACGCGTACACCCCAACCGCCGCGATCTCCCCGTTCACCTGGCCATCCCAGGCGACCGCTCCGTCGCGGGCCTCGTAGCGGAGGCCACCCCAGCGGTCGTACACTTTGAAATCGACCACCCGCCGCACGCCCCGGCCGGGGAAGATTTGGTAGCGGTCGTTCCGCCCGTCGCCGTTGGGGCTGAAGGCGGTGGGGAAGTAGGTCGTCACCCGCCGGTCCACCCGCACCGTTACGCTGGCTTCGCTGACGCAACCGGCCGCATCCGTGATTTGGAGGGTATACCGGCCGTCGGTCGTCGGCCGCAGGGTGGGGAAGGGGCAGTCGAGGCAGCTCAGGGCGGGGTCGGGTAGCCAGTTGAAGCTAACGTCCGCGGGGTCAACGGCAGCCGTCCAACGCAGGGTAACACTATCACCCAGCCCGACTACGCCGACTTCGTTGAGCTGCAGCTGCGGATCTAAAGATGGGCTAATCCTAATCTCCGGGCCCGTTGCCGTGCAGCCATTAGCGTCCGTTGCCAGGACGCTGTAATTGCCAGGAGGTAATCCTGGAAATACATCGAATTCCGCTTCCCGCCCGTCGGCTAAGGTGTAAGTGACGGGATCGGTGCCGCCGGAACCAAAGACCTGCAGGTCCGCCACGTCAAATCCGCAACCTCCCTGCACCGCAATTGAATCGATCCGCAAAGAGGACGTGGCACCACTGACGGTGAACGTATCTCTCAATGGGCAACCATCTGCAGGAACCAACTCCACCGTATAAGTCCCGGCCGCCAGGTTGGTGATGGAAAGCCCGGTTTCTGCTAATGGATCTCCCGCCAAAGTGCGCCAGGTGGCAGTGCTGGGTGTTAGGGTCAGCTCCACCGTTGCGGTGCCGGAATTGCCGTCGCAACTTGGGGGCTCCGTTCGTACGAAGTCCGTCACGCCCGCCGCAACGGTGGAAACATTGATGCTTTCCGTAACGGTACCACATTCAGCCACGACTTCTACGTTGATGGTGCCCGCCGCCGTTACGAACAAGCCTGGT carries:
- a CDS encoding macro domain-containing protein, with the protein product MNIRYIEGNLFNSDCQTIVNTVNCVGAMGKGIALVFRLRFPKMYERYRVKCQLNEINIGKLWLYRDDAKWVLNFPTKNHWRYDSKISFLEEGLQEFLNTYHQNGITSVAFPLLGSHNGGLDPESVESIMVEYLSQCEIPIEIYRYNSNVTDGMFEKLKDAFERLPYSAIKEATALRRDKYQLLASLVSDSEIKSMISLVNYKGLGLGTLQKCFNLISEQNDEGQLSLFTK